GAAGAAAACTGTTGTTTTTCTTACTTCAGAAACTAGATATAGAATACTGCAGTAttagaaatgttacatattacatatgcttctacaaaaaatatttactttcagTGCTCTATTAAATAGAAGAAGTTCATCAAATTCTTCGAAAAGTAAAGAAAGAAGAGATTTTGTGACAAGTAAAGATGATATAAACAATTGTTCAATCTGCCAATATGCAATAGTTGATTCTGATGTAATACAATTGCATCCTTGTAGACATAATTTTCATAAGGACTGCATTAATGAATTGATAAGAAAATATGgggtaaaatttgaaaatacatTAACTAGATACAACCTTTTAAACATGCATAAAAATTCACAATCGCACTTGTTTATGTTGCAGGCCCTTTGTCCTAATTGCAGAAGAAAATTTGAACCGcgatataaataaatcatgtgtgtgtgtgtgtgtgtgcgtctGTGTATGAGTACACATCCATCACTATTGcatgcatgtatgtacatatatgtgttGCGTATgtgcgtatatatgtatatttatatgcgCATACATGCACgcaagcacacacacacacaatactTGGAGAATTACTTTGTAcagttatatttttacaaatttagtgattacatgattttttttaaatttcttagcttaaatatttgatatatttgcataaaatgcTCATggtaatatacaaaatttataatcattttatattaattatct
The Solenopsis invicta isolate M01_SB chromosome 16, UNIL_Sinv_3.0, whole genome shotgun sequence genome window above contains:
- the LOC105197175 gene encoding probable E3 ubiquitin-protein ligase RHY1A — its product is MCHLNVIKMTYPGLVLLVGVGVGIATFLYYVFTENNRTDEQYSSYSRSNRRSSEDCYEDRSWSTSSHPTENALLNRRSSSNSSKSKERRDFVTSKDDINNCSICQYAIVDSDVIQLHPCRHNFHKDCINELIRKYGALCPNCRRKFEPRYK